A stretch of Apis cerana isolate GH-2021 linkage group LG1, AcerK_1.0, whole genome shotgun sequence DNA encodes these proteins:
- the LOC107994827 gene encoding glutamate--cysteine ligase regulatory subunit isoform X1, which yields MLSQNFLVRTGNILNLNEAKTKASQNPTDELIETLKIVLRDNEGTGENPIIIEGIEDNALKDINREDVKITVKVFISSPDVNLLKEAIDQVCNSLNINAIESLVIAYSGKENSEDILSSLKHLWTGVEEYVKIGKLSSVGLSDVNTNEFIDLFQWANVKPNIVQISLATCCIVPPALQTFTKENDVQLLTHNDPGQILPQEDLNGIFNANTNVYWVTRYQIHLKCRGILSSKGYLIYVNKQTT from the exons ATGTTATCACAAAACTTTCTAGTTCGAACCGGaaatatacttaatttaaatgaagcaAAAACAAAAGCAAGTCAAAATCCTACAGATGAG ctaATTGAAACACTAAAAATTGTACTTCGAGACAATGAAGGCACTGGTGAAAATCCAATTATT attgaAGGTATAGAAGATAATGCTTTGAAAGATATCAATAGAGAAGATGTTAAGATAActgtaaaagtatttatttcatcaCCTGATGtaaacttattaaaagaaGCTATAGATCaag tttgtaattccttaaatataaatgcaattgAATCTTTAGTAATTGCTTATTCAGGAAAGGAAAATTCAGAAGATATATTATCATCACTAAAACATTTATGGACTGGAGTAGAAGAATATGTGAAAATTGGCAAACTATCAAGTGTTGGTCTTAGTGATGTCAAcacaaatgaatttattgatttatttcaatgggcaaat gTAAAGCCaaatattgtacaaattaGTTTAGCTACATGTTGTATTGTACCACCAGCATTGCAAACATTCACTAAAGAAAATGATGTACAATTGTTAACACATAATGATCCTGGAC AAATTTTACCTCAAGAAgatttaaatggaatattcAATGCTAATACAAATGTATATTGGGTTACAAGGtatcaaattcatttaaaatgtcGTGGTATTTTATCTTCAAAAGGTTAtctaatatatgttaataaacaaacaacataa
- the LOC107994827 gene encoding glutamate--cysteine ligase regulatory subunit isoform X2 encodes MQDLIETLKIVLRDNEGTGENPIIIEGIEDNALKDINREDVKITVKVFISSPDVNLLKEAIDQVCNSLNINAIESLVIAYSGKENSEDILSSLKHLWTGVEEYVKIGKLSSVGLSDVNTNEFIDLFQWANVKPNIVQISLATCCIVPPALQTFTKENDVQLLTHNDPGQILPQEDLNGIFNANTNVYWVTRYQIHLKCRGILSSKGYLIYVNKQTT; translated from the exons ATGCAAGAT ctaATTGAAACACTAAAAATTGTACTTCGAGACAATGAAGGCACTGGTGAAAATCCAATTATT attgaAGGTATAGAAGATAATGCTTTGAAAGATATCAATAGAGAAGATGTTAAGATAActgtaaaagtatttatttcatcaCCTGATGtaaacttattaaaagaaGCTATAGATCaag tttgtaattccttaaatataaatgcaattgAATCTTTAGTAATTGCTTATTCAGGAAAGGAAAATTCAGAAGATATATTATCATCACTAAAACATTTATGGACTGGAGTAGAAGAATATGTGAAAATTGGCAAACTATCAAGTGTTGGTCTTAGTGATGTCAAcacaaatgaatttattgatttatttcaatgggcaaat gTAAAGCCaaatattgtacaaattaGTTTAGCTACATGTTGTATTGTACCACCAGCATTGCAAACATTCACTAAAGAAAATGATGTACAATTGTTAACACATAATGATCCTGGAC AAATTTTACCTCAAGAAgatttaaatggaatattcAATGCTAATACAAATGTATATTGGGTTACAAGGtatcaaattcatttaaaatgtcGTGGTATTTTATCTTCAAAAGGTTAtctaatatatgttaataaacaaacaacataa
- the LOC133666628 gene encoding transmembrane protein 14C isoform X1 — MPVDVLGYMYAATVAAGGIMGYVKAQSIPSLGAGLIFGSVLGYGAYQTSQDPTNIGLSIAATSVLGGLMGYRYYNSGKLMPAGLIAIFSCIALIKTIVRSYSATHETLNKESKNI, encoded by the exons ATGCCTGTTGATGTACTTGGATATATGTATGCTGCTACAGTAGCGGCTGGTGGTATAATGGGTTATGTAAAAGCGC aatcaatTCCTTCTTTGGGTGCTGGACTTATCTTTGGATCTGTTTTGGGCTACGGAGCTTATCAAACTTCTCAAGATCCTACAAATATTGGACTTTCTATAGCAGCAACTTCTGTTCTTGGTGGGCTTATGGGTTATCGTTATTATAATAGTGGTAAATTAATGCCAGCTGGATTAATTGCTATATTtag ttgtatagcattaataaaaacaattgtcAGGTCTTATTCTGCAACCCATGAAACATTAAACAAAGAaagtaagaatatataa
- the LOC133666628 gene encoding transmembrane protein 14C isoform X2: MPVDVLGYMYAATVAAGGIMGYVKAQSIPSLGAGLIFGSVLGYGAYQTSQDPTNIGLSIAATSVLGGLMGYRYYNSGKLMPAGLIAIFSCIALIKTIVRSYSATHETLNKES; encoded by the exons ATGCCTGTTGATGTACTTGGATATATGTATGCTGCTACAGTAGCGGCTGGTGGTATAATGGGTTATGTAAAAGCGC aatcaatTCCTTCTTTGGGTGCTGGACTTATCTTTGGATCTGTTTTGGGCTACGGAGCTTATCAAACTTCTCAAGATCCTACAAATATTGGACTTTCTATAGCAGCAACTTCTGTTCTTGGTGGGCTTATGGGTTATCGTTATTATAATAGTGGTAAATTAATGCCAGCTGGATTAATTGCTATATTtag ttgtatagcattaataaaaacaattgtcAGGTCTTATTCTGCAACCCATGAAACATTAAACAAAGAaa gttaa
- the LOC107994826 gene encoding ornithine decarboxylase → MKVTNLDERIHVLDSASNVTTVIKDIALSGLQEEAFYVLDIGDVVRKHQIWKEKMPRVSPYYAVKCNDNLIVIEVLAALGIGFDCASKSEINKVLSVGVDPSRIIFANPAKPASHIRHSAVVGVDVMTADNESELHKIKKLHPTAKVVIRIRCDAEVAQCQLGMKFGCDPIFEAPNLLRLSRVLGLNVIGISFHVGSGCQDPPVFYRAIRHSKILFDLATDLGFKPYLLDIGGGYPGNKGSSIDRIADVVNEALDEYFNTDAVHVIAEPGRFYVASAFTLATSIHSKRSVRGDENSPNTVTHNMYYINDGVYGSFNCLLYDHQHVIPIPLKKGCGKMIPSSIWGPTCDGLDQVVENVLLHEMDLGDWIIFENMGAYTLPVASPFNGFPVPKVHIVADENIWHLLKDALPLTEEHFVIGNTPANLRLGLDIGGTDTNAWHNSNIELTSTQILADVTNPPSSYFYDYLEVDL, encoded by the exons atgaaggTAACAAATCTGGACGAACGTATTCATGTCTTGGACAGTGCGTCAAATGTTACGACCGTCATCAAAGATATTGCATTGAGTGGATTGCAAGAAGAAGCTTTTTATGTGCTTGATATTGGAGATGTCGTACGTAAACATCAAATATGGAAGGAAAAAATGCCACGCGTCAGTCCTTATTACG ctgtaaaatgtaatgataatttaattgtaattgaagTATTGGCTGCTCTTGGTATTGGTTTCGATTGTGCATCCAAA TCTGAGATTAACAAAGTACTAAGTGTTGGAGTAGACCCGTCAAGAATTATCTTCGCCAATCCAGCTAAACCGGCGTCACACATCCGTCATTCTGCTGTTGTTGGTGTCGATGTTATGACAGCAGATAATGAAAGCGAATtacataagattaaaaaacttCATCCAACTGCTAAG gttgTTATTAGAATTCGTTGTGATGCTGAAGTTGCTCAGTGTCAATTAGGTATGAAATTTGGTTGTGATCCTATATTCGAAGCACCAAATCTTTTGCGTCTTTCACGTGTATTAGGACTCAATGTCATTGGTATTAGTTTTCATGTTGGATCTGGTTGTCAAGATCCACCAGTATTTTATCGAGCTATACGTCATTCtaagatattatttgatttagcAACAGATCTTGGTTTTAAACCATATTTGTTAGATATTGGAGGTGGTTATCCTGGAAATAAAGGTTCTAGTATTGATAGAATTGCTGATGTTGTTAATGAAGCActtgatgaatattttaata CTGATGCTGTTCATGTAATTGCTGAACCTGGCCGTTTTTATGTTGCCTCAGCATTTACACTTGCAACCAGCATTCATAGCAAACGTTCAGTACGTGGTGATGAAAATTCACCAAATACAGTTACGcacaatatgtattatattaatgatggtGTTTATGGCTCTTTCAATTGTTTACTTTATGATCATCAACATGTAATTCCAATACCTCTAaag AAAGGTTGTGGAAAGATGATTCCCTCAAGTATTTGGGGACCAACCTGTGATGGTTTGGATCAAGTTGTTGAAAATGTTCTATTACACGAAATGGATCTTGGTGattggataatttttgaaaacatgGGAGCATATACATTACCAGTTGCTTCTCCATTCAATGGATTCCCTGTACCAAAAGTTCATATTGTTGCTGACGAAAATATTtg gcatttattaaaagatgctTTGCCTTTGACTGAAGAACATTTTGTTATTGGCAATACTCCAGCTAATTTACGACTTGGTTTGGATATCGGTGGAACTGACACCAATGCATggcataattcaaatattgaattgaCATCGACTCAAATTTTAGCTGATGTTACTAATCCACCATCATCATACTTTTATGATTATCTTGAAGTTGATCTTTAa